CGCCGCCGCATCGCCGCGCTGGAAGACTGGGATGAGCACGGCGTGGTCGTGACCCCCGGCAGCAACGTCCTGATCAAGCTGCTGACCGAACTGGCCGGGATCGGGCAGACGGTGCTGACCGTGAATCCGACCTTCAGCGTGTACACCCTGGAGGCGCAACTGCTGGGTGCGAATCTCGTGCAGGTCAGCCTGAACGATGATTTCTCATTGCCGGTCGAGGGGCTGCTGGCGGAACTGCGGTCACGGCCGCCGGGCGTGCTGTACATCACGCAGCCGCATGCCCCGACCGGGCACCTGGACGCCACCCAGAGCGTGCAGACGCTGCTCGACGCCGCCGGCGACTGGGTGGTGGTGCTCGACGAGGCTTACCACCAGTACGCGCACAGCGACCTCAGGGCCCTGGTGCGCGCCCACCCGAACGCGGTGAGCCTGCGCACCTTCAGCAAGGCCTGGAGTCTGGCAGGAGCGCGGGCCGGCTACGCGCTTGGGTCGCCGGATCTCGCCGCGAACATCCAGAAACTCGTGTCGGCCTTCACCATGAACGCCCTCACGCAGGCCGTACTGGAGGTGGCCCTGGAGCACCCCCACTACGTGCAGGAACGGGCCCTGGAAGCCGTGAGTGAGCGCGGCCGGATGCTCGAAGCCCTGCAGAACCACCCGACCTGCACGGCCATTCCCAGTCAGGCGAACTTTTTCCTGCTGCGCACCCCGGACGCCGACGCCGCGTACCGCCAGTTCCTCGACCACGGAATCGTGGTGCGCCGCCAGGATCGCCTGCACCTGCTGCGGGGGTGCCTGCGAGTGTCGGTCGGCACGCCTGCCGAGAACGACCGCTTCCTGGCCGCAGCCCTGGCCCTGCGCTGAGTGACCGACCCGTTCCAGCCCCCGCCGGGCACGCCCCAACGCAGCACGCTGGTGCGGGACTGTACGGCGTGCGGTGCGTGCTGCGCGGCTCCGGACATCGCTGCGCTGCGCAAACCGCTGGGTGTGCCGTGCGTGCACCTGGGAGCCGACTGCCGGTGCGGCATCTACACCATGCGGCCGCAGGTCTGTCGCAACTACGCGCCGGACTGGGTCTGCAGTGAGGTCGCCCCCCTGCCGACGCTGGACGCCCGCATCCGGCGGTTTCTGGAGATCTACGGCCTACAGGACGAGCTGACCGAGTAACGCGCAGCCCAGCACCACGATCCACGCTGGCAGCCGTCCCGCCGTGAGCGCCGCGTAGGCCGCGAGCGCCACGGCCAGGTCACGCGGCCCCCGCACGGCGCCCGTGAAGACCGGCGAGTACAGCGCTGCGAGCAGCAGCCCCACCACGCCCGCATTCACACCCGCCAGGGCCGCGCGCGCGGCCGGCTGGGCCGACAGCGCCGACCAGAACGGCAGGGCGCCCGCCATCAGCAGCAGGCCCGGCAGGAACACGCCCACCGTCGCGAGCAGCGCGCCCAGTACAGGGGAGAGTGCGTGCTGGGCCGCGCCCAGGTAGGTGGCGAAGGTGAACAGCGGCCCCGGCACGGCGTTCGCCGCTCCATACCCGGCGATGAACGTCCCGTGCGTCAGGAAGCGCGGGACAAAGCCCGCCTCCAGCAGCGGCAGCACCACGTGTCCACCCCCGAACACCAGCGCGCCCGCGCGGTACGTGGCCTCCAGCAGGGCCCAGCCGCCAGACAGCGGGGCCAGGAGGGGCAATGCGAGCAGCCCGGCTCCGCACAGTCCGATCAGGAGCAACCCGGTCATGCGGGACACCGGCACCGTGGGCAGGTGCCCTGCGGTCGCGTGAGCGGACGGCAGGAACCGCCACCCGATCAGACCGCAGGCCAGCAGGGCCAGCACCTGCCAGACCGCCCCGGGCAGCACGACCAGCAGCGCGGCCACGCCCAGGGCCAGGGCGACCCGCACACGATCCGTGACCAGACTGCTCCACATGCCTGCCACGGCCTGCGCCACGATCGCCACCGCCGCAACCTTCAGGCCGGCCAGCGACCCGGCCGCGCCCACATCACCCAGGTTCCCCACGCCCACCGCGAAGGCCAGCATGAGCAGTGCGCTCGGCGCGGTGAAGCCCAACCACGCGGCCAGCGCCCCTGGCCAGCCTGCCCGCAGCAGGCCGACGGCGAAGCCCGTCTGGGAACTCGCCGGGCCGGGCAGGAACTGCGCCAGGGCCACCACATCGGCGTAGCCGGCCTCGCTCAGCCACGCGCGGCGCGTCACGACCTCCGTGCGGAAGTACCCCAGGTGGGCCACCGGCCCCCCGAAACTCGTGAGGCCCAGCCGCAGGAACACCACGAAGACTTCCAGCACGCGCATGCAGGTCAGGGTAACCGCTTCCCGGTCAGCGGGGCGTCAAAAGCAGGCCGCCCCGGCGTGGGCCAGGGCGGCATGTCTGACGTTGCGTGTGCTCAGTCGGCGGCGTTAATCATCGGCTGCCTGACCGCCCGGCTGCGGGTGGCCGCGCCCCGGCACCTCGGGATTCTCGACGAACACGGTCGGGTCGAACTCGTCGAAGCCGATCTCCTTCTCGTACTCGCCGATCTTCAGGTGCAGACGTTTCACGTCGCCCTCGACCTGGCCGTAATCGAAGGTGTCCCAGATGGCAGTCGTGCGCGGGTTGTAGCCCTCGTAATCCGGCACCTCGCGCGTCTTGCGGATGCCTTCCTCCAGCGCCTTGCGGCTCTCCACGCCCAGGTTCCGGAACGCGACCTGCATCACGTCCCGCTGGAAGTCGCGGGGGCCGTAGATGCCAGCGCGGTACACGGTTTCCTGGAACTGCTGCCAGTCCGGAATCAGCGTGGCGGCGGGCATCGAGAACTGCCCGATGATGGCCTTCATGGCTTCTAGCGTCTGCTGCGGATAGTAGTACAGGTACATCCGTACGCCTTCCAGGAAGAAGTTGTAGTGCGCGGCCTCGTCGACCGCGATGGTCTGCGCGACCTTGGCCAGCACGGCGTCCTGCACGCCCTGGAGCGCGGGCTTGTCGCTTTTGCCCTGCGCGATCTTCATCATGTTCAGGTAGTTCAATTGCGTGGCCCGCTCCTGGAATACCGTGTACACGAGGTTGTGGATCGCGTCCGGGAAGGGCAGTTCCCACGTCTGGGATTTCAGGCGGTGCTTGTACTCCTCGATGTACGCGGGGCTGCGCTGGCCGCTGAACAGCAGGGCGTTCTCCCAGGCGTCGGCATGCTTCTCCTCCTCACTGCCCCAGCGCATCTGGAAGTGCGAGCGGCCGTGGCTGCGCCGCACTAGGTGGATCAGGCTGCTGGTGAAGTCCGGCGCGTACTGCTCCACGGCAAAAAAGCCCTGGATGACCGTCACGAGTTCCGGCGGCAGATCGCGGCCCATGGTTCGCCACTCGAAGGAGCGGTCGGCATTCCAGTTGCGCGTTTCCTGGCTGCGGGCGGTGTACCAGCGGTACAGACCCAGGAAACCGCGTTCGATCAGGCGGTCTTTTTCCTTGTTGCTGAGCAGCCCGGCCGGGGTGGGCGGGCGGTCGATCAAGGTGTCGGGCGGCAGGATATCGGCCACGGGGGTACCTCCTCGGGAACCGTCCGGGACAACGACACGGGTGGACGGTACCACTCCACCCTACTCGCCCGGCCCCAGGGCAGCCGTGTTCGGGAACGCGGTTCAACTTGCCGTTTCCTCACCATTCCGGCTCCGATACTCATGAAAGTGGTTCGGACATCATGTGCGCTCTGGGAACTGCGGCTGGCACATTATCGTGAAAATCGATGAAACCCCTTGTCGGTATGATGGTCGGCTTAACACTCCTCCTCACCGCGTGCCCAGCGACCCCACTGCCAGCACCGGCGAACACGCTCGACGTGATTCTGGGCGGCGTGGTCAGTGCGCCAGTCGTCATCTCCGATGCCTTAACTGATGCCGTGCTGTTCGACGGCACCATTGAGAACAGCAGAACATTCGGCAATTTCAAGGCCGGTACTGTCGTGCGCGTCGATGGGCGTCCGGTTACGGGATACGACGCGCCGGCCGTGCACTACGTCAACGTCACGGCAAAGTCGACGGTGACACTCACCTACAAGCAAAGTGCGTCGCCATCACCTCTTCCACACATTCCCACTGGGAATGTCCGGGGCACCGTGCGGCTCGCGCTCGGGACGCCGCCTGTCGGAGCTGACAGTGATGCCATCGGTAAGACCATCTTCTATGGCTACAGCACGCGCGGGGGATACGAAGTGTCTATCGGGAGCGTGGACAGCCAGCTGAAATTTGACATGATTCTCAGTGAAGACCCAGCGATTGCCTCGGACTCCATGGGCACCGTCGTCGACTCCATGACCAGGGGCTGCACGATAACAGTACGCACCATCAGTGATCCAGCGGCCAGGATCAGCCCGCTGGGCAACGGAAACGATGGCTCGTTCTCGCTCTACTCCTCAAACCCAACCATTGAGCTTCCCCTACATGCCGTCGTGAGCGAGACGAACCGTACCCCGGTCGAACTGGTCTACGCGGATCGGCCCGTGACCACGACTCTGGCCGCACAATGCGGCACTGGGGCCTTGAACCTCGACCTGCGACTGAACCAGGGGTGGAATGTCGTGGAACATGCAGCCGGTCAGGGCGTGGGCGGACAGGTGAACCTGAAATCATCGGCGGTCTCACCACTCGACCTGCTCCTGACCCCCTGACAAGATCTTGACTGCCTCTGCGGTGCGTCGTCACGGATGACGCGGCCTCGAACTCACCATCGGGTCAGGCTGGGGGCCGCTACACTTCCCGCATGACGTCTGCCTCCCCGAACCTCGTCGGCCAACTGGCCCCGGATTTCACCCTGCCTGCCTCCACGGGGCAGACGGTCACGCTCAGCTCGTACCGTGGGCATCAGCACGTGGTGCTGGTGTTCTACCCCCTGGACTTCAGTCCCGTGTGCAGCATGCAGCTGCCCGAGTATTCCGGCCGTCAGGATGACTTCGCGGACGCCGGGGCGGTCGTGCTGGGCATCAACCGGGATTCCGTGCACGCGCACAAGGCCTGGGCGGCCGAGTACGGCATCGAGGTGCCCCTGCTGGCCGACATGAAACTGGACGTGGCCCGCGAGTATGGCGTGGCCATCGACGACCGCGCCATCAGCGGCCGGGCGGTGTTCCTGATCGACCGCACCGGGGTGGT
The Deinococcus sp. KSM4-11 DNA segment above includes these coding regions:
- the chrA gene encoding chromate efflux transporter, giving the protein MRVLEVFVVFLRLGLTSFGGPVAHLGYFRTEVVTRRAWLSEAGYADVVALAQFLPGPASSQTGFAVGLLRAGWPGALAAWLGFTAPSALLMLAFAVGVGNLGDVGAAGSLAGLKVAAVAIVAQAVAGMWSSLVTDRVRVALALGVAALLVVLPGAVWQVLALLACGLIGWRFLPSAHATAGHLPTVPVSRMTGLLLIGLCGAGLLALPLLAPLSGGWALLEATYRAGALVFGGGHVVLPLLEAGFVPRFLTHGTFIAGYGAANAVPGPLFTFATYLGAAQHALSPVLGALLATVGVFLPGLLLMAGALPFWSALSAQPAARAALAGVNAGVVGLLLAALYSPVFTGAVRGPRDLAVALAAYAALTAGRLPAWIVVLGCALLGQLVL
- a CDS encoding peroxiredoxin; the encoded protein is MTSASPNLVGQLAPDFTLPASTGQTVTLSSYRGHQHVVLVFYPLDFSPVCSMQLPEYSGRQDDFADAGAVVLGINRDSVHAHKAWAAEYGIEVPLLADMKLDVAREYGVAIDDRAISGRAVFLIDRTGVVRYQHVEEKTGDYTVRPEAVLAKIREL
- a CDS encoding histidinol-phosphate transaminase, whose product is MTTPPSTQTAQDGPAGIRPSVRAVPAYPFTPTDAPIKLDQNENPYDFPERLKALAVGRLMERPWNRYPDLHADELRRRIAALEDWDEHGVVVTPGSNVLIKLLTELAGIGQTVLTVNPTFSVYTLEAQLLGANLVQVSLNDDFSLPVEGLLAELRSRPPGVLYITQPHAPTGHLDATQSVQTLLDAAGDWVVVLDEAYHQYAHSDLRALVRAHPNAVSLRTFSKAWSLAGARAGYALGSPDLAANIQKLVSAFTMNALTQAVLEVALEHPHYVQERALEAVSERGRMLEALQNHPTCTAIPSQANFFLLRTPDADAAYRQFLDHGIVVRRQDRLHLLRGCLRVSVGTPAENDRFLAAALALR
- a CDS encoding acyl-ACP desaturase, whose product is MADILPPDTLIDRPPTPAGLLSNKEKDRLIERGFLGLYRWYTARSQETRNWNADRSFEWRTMGRDLPPELVTVIQGFFAVEQYAPDFTSSLIHLVRRSHGRSHFQMRWGSEEEKHADAWENALLFSGQRSPAYIEEYKHRLKSQTWELPFPDAIHNLVYTVFQERATQLNYLNMMKIAQGKSDKPALQGVQDAVLAKVAQTIAVDEAAHYNFFLEGVRMYLYYYPQQTLEAMKAIIGQFSMPAATLIPDWQQFQETVYRAGIYGPRDFQRDVMQVAFRNLGVESRKALEEGIRKTREVPDYEGYNPRTTAIWDTFDYGQVEGDVKRLHLKIGEYEKEIGFDEFDPTVFVENPEVPGRGHPQPGGQAADD
- a CDS encoding YkgJ family cysteine cluster protein, producing MTDPFQPPPGTPQRSTLVRDCTACGACCAAPDIAALRKPLGVPCVHLGADCRCGIYTMRPQVCRNYAPDWVCSEVAPLPTLDARIRRFLEIYGLQDELTE